From the genome of uncultured Methanobacterium sp.:
TGAATTTCACAATTAATGGAACCAGTGTAGGAACAGGGACCACAGATAGCAACGGAATCGCTACCTTAACCTATAAACTCACCAAAGCAGGTGATTTTGTTTTAACTGCCAGTTTTGCAGGTGATGGTGATTATTTAACATCCACAGGTTCTGGTAAATTACACGTTGACCCATCAGCAAACCTGTACATGGACCCCACAACCAGCAACAACAATCCACTAGCAGGCCAGGAATTCCAGATCACCTATAAATTAGGTAACTATGGACCAGACGCTGCAGAAAACGTTACTATAACCTTCACTTTACCTGAAGGATTAGAATACGTGGATCTCAGTGCAGACAGCGGAATTTGCAGCTACGATCCCACAACACGGATCGTGACCTGGAAACTGTTAACTGTACCACAGGGAGACCCTTATCTTTATCTCACAGTACGTGGAACCAGTGCCGGAACATACATCCTAACACCAACCATAAGCACGTCCACTTACAACTGGAAAACCGGAAACCAGGGCATTCTAAACATCCACATCAACCCTGTAAAATCCAGTGACAACAGCGCTAATACCGTGAACGCAGCAACACAAACAGTAGCGATGCAAAATACTGGTGCAAATCCTATAGGACTCGTACTGGCTATTCTAACCATACTGGGTGGAACATTAGTACCACGGAAAAAATAACCCTTTTTTTACCTTTTTTACTTTTTAGATAGTGATTTTACTGTATTTAAATAGCAATGCTATTGGATTTAAATAATAATGTAATAGATACATTCCATCAAAAAACAGACTATTTTAATCAATAAAAAAAAGAAAATGGAATAGGATAATTCTGTTTAACCTAGAATTTTTTAACCAACGAATTTACGTAAGTTAGCTGCTCTTAAAATGAGTTCTGGCACTGCATCAAGATTATCCTTCCGGAATAAGTCGATGATCTGATCCGTAATTTCTTTATGGGCCTCATCAGTCACATAATCCACAGATTTTAACTTTTCTTTTATAGATTCTGGTAAAAATGGAGAATCAGGATTCAAATACTGCAGAGCATCTTTTAAATCGTTCTGGAAATTCAGATAGTATTCATCCAGGAATGCAAAGTCATCCCCATCCAGAGCATTTAACCCCAACACTTCTGGAGGTAAACCTAATGAATATAGGGCACAGGTAAATGATATGGCTCGGGGTAATGAAATTCCATCAATATTCCGGGAATAACCAAACAGCCCAATGTGTAATTTCCTCTTCCTGCGGTTAGGAGTGTGTTTTGCTATGCTGTTTATGGGTGGGGCTAATTCCAGTATCTGCTTCTGGAATTCCTGACCATACTTATCTATTATTTCCAGGAATTTTTCAGGGTCAACTTCATGGGGCCTGGAAGTCTTGATTGATTTTAACTTTTCAATACCCTTGATCACTTCACCGGTGGGATGGTCATATTTAAAGGAGGACTGGATGGTGAATGTGTGGACACTGGGATATTCTGTGGTCAGATTTTCAATGTTCTGTGGTTTCAGGTTTCCCCGGAAAGGAGCAGAACCCACACCAATGATTGGGTAGATATCAACACCAGTATCTTCAGAAAGGATATTGAAGTTGTATAAGGCCAGTTTATTCATTAAAACTGCACCGATTAATCCGTAGTTCATGGCTGGATCAGATCGGGCCAGGAAAATTCGTTGCTGGTGGATGTCTTTGTCACTGAGATATTTACGGGTTATCTCATGGGCATTTAACATACCCTCCCTGTCTTCAAAAAGAGGGATGGCATTTATCTTGGTGGGCTTGAATTCACCAATCCACTCTGCAATGGTAATATCATCATCTTTAAATGATTTGTTCTGTTTTCCAATTACAAAGTCAGAGTAATATCTGTATATCCGGTCAATGCATCGTGCAGATCCAGTCATTGGTAAAATTATCTCAAAAACAGGTGCTATGTCCTCTCCGTAAAATAATTTAGCCACATCAAAGGACCGGGGTATGCTCTCCAGGGTTTCTAAGAGGATTTTAGCTTCTGCTTTTTCCACAGTTGGGTTGGGAACCCTCAATGTGAGGCGTAAATCTTCTCCTAACTTTTTCTGGTTGAAGAACTCCCCGTAACGGCTTAACAATTTTTTAACAACGTAGTTATCAACTTCCTTCCCCTCACAATCCCACATCTGCTCGTCACAGCCTAAATGGGAAAAAACATAGTATGCCTCGGCTATTTCATCTTCGCCACCTATTTCATTGGAAGATGAAAAGAAAGGGGAGTTTACATTATCTGGGTGCTGAGTGCTCATACACTTTGGAATCATTAGGGTTTGCCCTCCATATTGGTGTATTTTATTCCAGTTTAAATTAATTCAATCCAATCAATAATGCACATCTTTAATTCAGTCCATAAAATGCACATCTCTATTAGATTAAAATTGTTAAAAAATATGTTGCTCATTTTTGTACCGTGACGGCGTGATTGGTCTAATTAAAAATTCATCTAATTAAAATCATACAAATATTACACTAAAGGGCAGGAAAAGATAACTTAAATAAGAAGATAGCTTGAAGTAGGAAGATAACTTGGATTTTATAATAATTAATTTGTTATAATCTAACAAACAAACAGTATACGTGTAATTTTTATTAAAAAATGGATACTTAAGGAGGGTAAAAATGTCAGGAAATATTCCAGAAAAGGGTGCTGTGATCCAGAAGGACTTAGAAACGTATGCAATAATTCCTTATATTCCCGGTGGTTTTGTAGACCCTGCCACACTAATAAAAATAGCCAGTATTGCCGAAAAATATAATGCCAAAACTCTTAAGGTAACTTCCAACCAGCGCATAGCCATTATTGGAATTAAATTTGAGGATATTGATAGGATATGGGAAGATCTGGACATGAAACCCGGAGGATTTATTGGAAAACGGGTACGGTCCACCAAATTCTGTCCTGGTACCACCCACTGCAAAAGATCAGAGCAGGATTCTGTAAAACTGGGAATGGAAATTGATGAAAAGTTCCAGGGAATGGAAATGCCTAATAAGATAAAAATTGGAGTATCTGGATGTCCAAATTCATGTGCAGAATCAAGAGTGAAGGACATTGGACTCATTGGCTACCGGAAAGGATGGAATCTGTATGCAGGTGGAACTGCAGGCATGAAACCCATGATCGGACAACTAGTAGCCAAAAACTTAACAGACGAGGAAGCCATAGAATTAATAGGAAAAATCATCAATTACTACCAGGAAAATGAAAAATCCAAACGCCTGGGGAGACTCACAGAAAGAATAGGTTTTGAAAGATTTAAAAATGAAATCATTTCAGAATGATTGTTAAATTCTTTTTGATTAATTATTTTCATTTTAATTAATTATTTTTGTATTGATACAACAAGAAATATTTTACTTAATTTATTTAAAAATAACTGTTAATGTGACTCAAATATTCTAAAATAGCCATAATATAATAAAAACTCTTCTTTCATCTAATGATACTTCTTGGTAGTTTTTAAAATACTCCTGGGAGATTTCAGGCGATATTTACGTACGTTACGAACGTAATGATCTTTATCCTTTGCACTTTTTTCGACACTCATAATAGTCCCCTCTTTAATTTATTATGTTACTCTTCGTTATTATAATTTTTTTAGAAAATAGAACATTTTTTCAGTTTATATGGGCTTAATCCTGTAAATTTAGGATTGTATTTAAATGGTTACCATAACTACTATAATCTAGCCAGAATAATGTTTTCGGGATTGACAATTTAATTTAAGAAAATAACCGATTAATTTACAGCCCAAGAGACTTTAAAAAAGTTTAAATATTTAACATTAAAAAAAAGACAAATATCTGTAGAAATTGGAAAAATTAAATGGAAGATCACATGACACTATTTTACATTAATATCATTGCAGGCATAGGTTTCCTAATTGGGGGCATTCTAGCTTTACATAACCAAAGAAAAGAATCATCAGCGTACAAATATGGTACATTAGCCGGGGTTTTATTAATTATAGCCGGAATCTGTCAATTTTTAAGTGCTATATCTTATTTTTTCATGCTAAATTTTTGATAGTTCACATTACTCAAATCTTACCATTAACCAATAATTGGAATGTTTAATTTGAAAAACAATATATTATTGAAGATTGGATTAATAGTACAATATTAATCATTTTAGCGTACGCATACAGTTCTTTGACAGAAAACAAAAAATTTACTGACACTGTCATAACCTTTGATTATCCTTATTTTTTTATCCCTCAACATGGTGAATCAACTGGTTCAACAATGCAAAAAGTGGCTTATTTTACCAGTGGCGATCCATTTAATTCTCAAAACATCTTAGTGACCAAGAATAAAACAGCTATCTCAGCTTCAAAATTAAGAGATGATGCTGTTTTAACGAGCCAAAATAGATCAGATTGCAAAATATTGTATACATCAACTGTTACTAATCCTAATGGCATTATTTTGGAAACAATTGTAATAACCGTAGTTGTTAAGGGGAAACCTTCAATAAACTATTTGATGTCATTTAAAATCAATGACACAGTATATGCTATTGGAGTTTATGGACCTGAATCAAACGGTAAACGAATTTCAAACACCGCTAACAGCATTTCCAAATCATTGAATATGACTTAAAAATGGAAATAATTAATATTAACCATAAAAACCTGCAATTATTGATATAACCCATAATAAAGGAATTATTTTCAAGATTTTTCATTTTAAAAAAATTAGAAAATTTAATGTGATTAAAACACTGCTTTTTAAAAATATGAAAAATCGTGAGGATGCAGTTAGTAAGTAAGAGTAATATTTATAGTATGTAAAAATAAACATTCTTTAGATAATTTTTTTAATAGTACAAATGGGGAGGGAAATAATGAATAAAGGAATATTAGCAGGAATAATAGTTATAATAGCAATTGTTGCAGTTGTTGGAGGATATTACGGATACGGAGTATATCAATCAAATACCTATAATGATCTATTACTAAAAACAGAAGGGGAAAATGGTACACTCTTTCAAACAGGAAAGATATTAAACGAAACCAATTTTACCACCAAATCTTATGAAACTAACATTGGAAACGTTAAACAGGCTATTAACCTTACAGATTTAACAATTAACCAAACACAAGACATGGTTAATATTGCTCCAGATAATACCACTAAAGAATATGCCCAATTGCGTTTAAAACAATATAAAGACTTAAGAAACATA
Proteins encoded in this window:
- the ppcA gene encoding phosphoenolpyruvate carboxylase, encoding MIPKCMSTQHPDNVNSPFFSSSNEIGGEDEIAEAYYVFSHLGCDEQMWDCEGKEVDNYVVKKLLSRYGEFFNQKKLGEDLRLTLRVPNPTVEKAEAKILLETLESIPRSFDVAKLFYGEDIAPVFEIILPMTGSARCIDRIYRYYSDFVIGKQNKSFKDDDITIAEWIGEFKPTKINAIPLFEDREGMLNAHEITRKYLSDKDIHQQRIFLARSDPAMNYGLIGAVLMNKLALYNFNILSEDTGVDIYPIIGVGSAPFRGNLKPQNIENLTTEYPSVHTFTIQSSFKYDHPTGEVIKGIEKLKSIKTSRPHEVDPEKFLEIIDKYGQEFQKQILELAPPINSIAKHTPNRRKRKLHIGLFGYSRNIDGISLPRAISFTCALYSLGLPPEVLGLNALDGDDFAFLDEYYLNFQNDLKDALQYLNPDSPFLPESIKEKLKSVDYVTDEAHKEITDQIIDLFRKDNLDAVPELILRAANLRKFVG
- a CDS encoding NAD(P)/FAD-dependent oxidoreductase, yielding MSGNIPEKGAVIQKDLETYAIIPYIPGGFVDPATLIKIASIAEKYNAKTLKVTSNQRIAIIGIKFEDIDRIWEDLDMKPGGFIGKRVRSTKFCPGTTHCKRSEQDSVKLGMEIDEKFQGMEMPNKIKIGVSGCPNSCAESRVKDIGLIGYRKGWNLYAGGTAGMKPMIGQLVAKNLTDEEAIELIGKIINYYQENEKSKRLGRLTERIGFERFKNEIISE